In one window of Helianthus annuus cultivar XRQ/B chromosome 17, HanXRQr2.0-SUNRISE, whole genome shotgun sequence DNA:
- the LOC110922337 gene encoding GEM-like protein 6 isoform X2, producing the protein MDNRLPEVAMCIPTISTRGLLLSKPHQPHYPLLTSSKINGAERESSVVSKNHGFGPKLIEIIKHKLTYGSKILPLGRGGKIFEKSFSVRDGERLLHASRCYIYTTAGAISGILFISTERVGFCSDRSLKTYSTTGKLLKFQYKVSVPLKKIDGVGESTDLKRRSNKYMELVTVDDFNFWFLGFPNYKKTVECLRQTISHDCLSD; encoded by the exons ATGGATAACAGACTCCCAGAAGTTGCCATGTGCATTCCAACCATATCAACAAGGGGACTACTTTTGTCTAAACCTCATCAGCCCCATTACCCTCTTCTTACTTCTTCAAAAATCAATGGTGCAGAAAGAGAGAGTTCTGTAGTCTCGAAAAACCATG GCTTTGGACCCAAGCTAATAGAAATAATTAAACACAAGTTGACCTATGGTTCCAAGATCCTACCACTTGGCCGCGGAGGAAAAATCTTTGAAAAGAGTTTCAGTGTCAGGGATGGTGAGAGGTTGTTGCATGCTTCCCGATGCTATATATACACTACAGCTGGTGCGATCTCAGGCATACTCTTCATCTCTACTGAAAGGGTTGGTTTTTGCAGTGATAGGTCCCTCAAAACATATTCTACCACAGGGAAGCTGTTAAAGTTCCAGTATAAG GTATCTGTTCCATTGAAAAAGATAGATGGAGTAGGAGAGAGCACGGACTTGAAGAGGCGATCTAACAAGTATATGGAGTTAGTAACGGTGGATGATTTCAACTTTTGGTTTTTGGGCTTTCCAAATTACAAGAAAACAGTAGAATGCCTTCGCCAGACAATCAGTCATGACTGCTTAAGTGATTAG
- the LOC110922336 gene encoding GEM-like protein 7 codes for MDNRFSSTVMGAPIVSRGLIFSKAYQPIYTLPNSSKLNTTERKDTLAVSTKNHGNRSLGLGPKLIEIVKHRLSYGAKILPLGREGRIFRKSFSTTDCENLLHTSRCSIYTTAGAIRGILFISNERVGFCSDRSLKTYSAAGEMLKFQYKVSIPLEKIKGAEESMNIKMPSNKYVELVTVDGFSFWFLDFPNSKRTLRSLRQAINQSRLLTQ; via the exons ATGGATAACAGATTCTCAAGCACTGTCATGGGTGCCCCGATTGTATCAAGGGGGCTCATTTTTTCTAAAGCTTATCAACCCATTTACACTCTTCCGAATTCTTCCAAACTCAACACCACAGAAAGAAAAGACACCCTTGCGGTGTCCACCAAAAATCACGGCAACCGTAGCTTAGGATTAGGACCAAAACTAATAGAAATTGTGAAACACAGGCTGAGTTATGGTGCAAAAATCCTACCACTTGGCCGTGAAGGAAGAATTTTCCGTAAAAGTTTCAGTACAACAGATTGTGAGAACTTGTTGCATACTTCAAGGTGTTCCATATACACTACAGCTGGCGCGATCAGGGGCATACTGTTCATCTCTAATGAAAGGGTGGGATTTTGCAGTGATAGGTCCCTCAAAACATATTCTGCAGCAGGGGAGATGTTAAAGTTCCAATATAAG GTTTCAATTCCGTTAGAAAAGATTAAAGGAGCAGAAGAGAGCATGAACATAAAGATGCCATCAAACAAGTATGTGGAGTTGGTGACTGTGGATGGTTTCAGCTTCTGGTTTTTGGACTTTCCAAATTCTAAGAGAACTTTAAGATCTCTCCGTCAGGCAATTAATCAGTCACGATTGCTTACCCAATAG
- the LOC110922337 gene encoding GEM-like protein 6 isoform X1, translating into MDNRLPEVAMCIPTISTRGLLLSKPHQPHYPLLTSSKINGAERESSVVSKNHAGFGPKLIEIIKHKLTYGSKILPLGRGGKIFEKSFSVRDGERLLHASRCYIYTTAGAISGILFISTERVGFCSDRSLKTYSTTGKLLKFQYKVSVPLKKIDGVGESTDLKRRSNKYMELVTVDDFNFWFLGFPNYKKTVECLRQTISHDCLSD; encoded by the exons ATGGATAACAGACTCCCAGAAGTTGCCATGTGCATTCCAACCATATCAACAAGGGGACTACTTTTGTCTAAACCTCATCAGCCCCATTACCCTCTTCTTACTTCTTCAAAAATCAATGGTGCAGAAAGAGAGAGTTCTGTAGTCTCGAAAAACCATG CAGGCTTTGGACCCAAGCTAATAGAAATAATTAAACACAAGTTGACCTATGGTTCCAAGATCCTACCACTTGGCCGCGGAGGAAAAATCTTTGAAAAGAGTTTCAGTGTCAGGGATGGTGAGAGGTTGTTGCATGCTTCCCGATGCTATATATACACTACAGCTGGTGCGATCTCAGGCATACTCTTCATCTCTACTGAAAGGGTTGGTTTTTGCAGTGATAGGTCCCTCAAAACATATTCTACCACAGGGAAGCTGTTAAAGTTCCAGTATAAG GTATCTGTTCCATTGAAAAAGATAGATGGAGTAGGAGAGAGCACGGACTTGAAGAGGCGATCTAACAAGTATATGGAGTTAGTAACGGTGGATGATTTCAACTTTTGGTTTTTGGGCTTTCCAAATTACAAGAAAACAGTAGAATGCCTTCGCCAGACAATCAGTCATGACTGCTTAAGTGATTAG
- the LOC110924627 gene encoding GEM-like protein 7 produces the protein MIQKTITNNFSIKHNYWRPNMDSRFSNTVMGAQIVSRGLILSKAYQPIYTLPNSSKLNTTERIDTLAVSTKNHGNRSLGPKLIEIVKHRLSYGAKILPLGREGRIFRKSFSTTDCENLLHTSRCSIYTTAGAIKGILFISNERVGFCSDRSLKTYSAAGEMLKFQYKVSIPLEKIKGAEESMNIKMPSNKYVELVTVDGFSFWFLDFPNSKRTLRSLRQAINQSRLLTQ, from the exons ATGATCCAGAAGACGATCACCAACAACTTCAGCATTAAGCACAACTACTGGAGGCCAAATATGGATAGCAGATTCTCAAACACTGTCATGGGTGCCCAGATTGTATCAAGGGGACTCATTTTGTCTAAAGCTTATCAACCCATTTACACTCTTCCGAATTCTTCCAAACTCAACACCACAGAAAGAATAGACACTCTTGCGGTGTCCACCAAAAATCACGGCAACCGTAGCTTAGGACCAAAACTAATAGAAATTGTGAAACACAGGCTGAGTTATGGTGCAAAAATCCTACCACTTGGCCGTGAAGGAAGAATTTTCCGTAAAAGTTTCAGTACAACGGATTGTGAGAACTTGTTGCATACTTCAAGGTGTTCCATATACACTACAGCTGGCGCGATCAAGGGCATACTGTTCATCTCTAATGAAAGGGTGGGATTTTGCAGTGATAGGTCCCTCAAAACATATTCTGCAGCAGGGGAGATGTTAAAGTTCCAATATAAG GTTTCAATTCCGTTAGAAAAGATTAAAGGAGCAGAAGAGAGCATGAACATAAAGATGCCATCAAACAAGTATGTGGAGTTGGTGACTGTGGATGGTTTCAGCTTCTGGTTTTTGGACTTTCCAAATTCTAAGAGAACTTTAAGATCTCTCCGTCAGGCAATTAATCAGTCACGATTGCTTACCCAATAG